AAGCCGCCGGGCGTTCGGCTTCCCTCCGGGCCGCGCCGAACCCTCAAAAACTCGCTTCGAGCTCCGCGACCAGCTGGCCGACGTAGCCGACCGCATCGCGCAGCGGCAGCGGTGAGGCGAGGTCGATGCCCACCTTGCGCATCAGCTCCAGCGGTTGCAAGGTTCCGCCCGCGCGCAAGACATCGAGCCAGCCCGTCATGACCGCGGCGCCTTCGCGCTCGGCCTTCTGCGCCAGGCAGGTGGCGGCCACCAGGCCGACCGAATAGGTGTAGGGGTACAGGCCGAAATAGTAGTGCGGCTGTCGCATCCAGGTCATCGCGGCACCCTCGTCGATGACCAGGGTGTCGCCCCAGAATCTGGCGAGGATCGCGGCCTTGCGCTCGTTCAGCAGGTCCGCGGTCACCGGCGTCCCGCTTTCGGCCAATCGGTAGACCTGGCGCTGCAGCTCGGCTTCGAGAAGGTGCGTGACGAAGTTGTGGTGGTAGGTGCCCAGGACCTGCATCAGCACCCAGCGCCGCATGCGCGGGTCGCCGCCGCGCGCCAGGATCTGCCGTGCCAGCAGCACCTCGTTCATGATCGACGGTGCCTCGACGAAAGGCATCGCCGGGCGCGTGTTGACGTAGCGCTGGTGGCGGCCGGCCAATGCGAAATGGCCGGCGTGGCCCAGCTCGTGGGCGAGCACGAAGGCGTCGCGCATGGAGCCCGCCCAGGTCATCAGGATGTAGGGATGCACGCCGTAGGGTGAGGCGCAGAAGGCGCCGGAGGACTTGCCGATGTTGTTCGCCCGGTCGATCCAGCGCCGTTCGAAGGCGTTGCGCACGGTGGCGACGTAGTCCTCGCCCATCGGCGCCAGTGCCTCCAAGATCAAAGCGCCGGCTTCCTCGAAAGAGATCTTCGGCGTATAGCCCGGGTCCAGCGTGGCCTTGAGGTCGCAGTACAGCAGCTCATCGAGCCCGAGCACCCGTTTGCGCAGGCGGGCATAGCGGCGCATGTGCGGCGACAGTTCCGCCTGGATCGTGTCGAGCACGGTCGTGTAGAACTCGAACGGCACCTTGTGCTCGTGCAGCAGGAAGCGCTCGGCGCTGGCATGGTGGCGTGCCCGGGCCAGCACGATGTTCTTGCTCACCTCCGTCGCGAACGTGGCGCCGAAGGTGTGCTGGTACGGCTTCAAGCCCTGGCAGAACGTCTTCCAGGCGGCCCGGCGCACGCCCACCTCGGGCGACCCCTCGTAAGTCCACTCGTAGAGGTTGAAGGAGTTCGGCTGCGACGCCCCGGCAGGATCCGTGAACGGCTCGAACCGCATGTCGCTCGCCTTGGCGCGGTTGTAGATCATCGCGGGTGCGCCCAGCACCTCGCCGAGTGCCGCCAGCACGCGCTCGGTCTCCGGCGAGAGCATGTGCGGCTTCAGGGCCTCCAGGTCCCGCAGGTCCGTCCGGTGCACTGCCAACCCCGGCTCGGCCTGCAGGTACCGGTCGATGGTGCCGCCCGGCAAGGCCAGGATCTCGGTGTCCACGAACTTGATGGCGGCCTCGACGCGCGCGCCGAGGCTGTTCGCCTGCGCCAGTGCCGCCTGCCGCTGCGGGTCGCGCCCGTCCTCGGCGTTGCGCAGGCCGGCGTACACGCTGGCGCGCTGCAGTCGCGCGAGCAGCGCGTCGCGGGCATCGAGGCAGGCCAGCAGCTGGGCCGCGCCCTCGCCGAGCCGGCCCTGGTAGCCCGTGATGGTCGGCAGGGCGCGCTCGATGCCCTCGCACTCGGCCAGCCAGGCTTCCCTTGAGGCGAACAGATCGTCCAGGTTCCAGGTCTGCGCGGGGTCAACCTCGGCGCGAGTCATGAGTCTCTTCATCAGCCGAGTATCACCGGAGGGTCATTGTCCTGTCGAGTCGGAAACCGTCAGCGCCGCCGCGTCACTTCGCCCTCGGCTGGCCCGCGCCGCCCGCGACCTTCAGGCCGGCCCCGCGCACTTCGATGCGCACCTCGTCGAGCACCGCCCCACGCTCATCCGTGAGTTGGATCAGGTGCCGCCCGGGCCAGGGCAGCCAGGCGGCCTGCGCCCCGCGGGCGAACTCCCGGCCGTCCACGCGCCAGCGCACCGCGGGACTTCCGGCCGTGAACTGCAGCCGTTGCCGCGCGGCCGGGATGTCGGGATCGAGCGCCACGATGGTGCCTTCGGCCGGCGAGCGGATGTGGCGCGAGGCGCGCTCGTCGTGCACGGCCACCAGCGCCTGCTCGGTGCCGGCGAGAAACCACTCCTCGCGCGCCGCTTCCAGGGCATCGGCGAACTGCACCCGGACGCGAACCAGCCCGGGCGGCGGCGCCGGCGCGCGCGACGGCAGGTCCGCATGCAGGTGACGCATGACCGCCGCCCAGACCGGCGCGGCGCCGCTGGTGCCGCTCACGTCGTGCATGGGCGCGCCGCTGGCGTTGCCGACCCACACCCCCACCGTGTAGCGCGACGACCAGCCGACCGCCCAGTTGTCGCGCATGTCCTTGCTGGTGCCGGTCTTCACCGCCGTCCACATGCGCGTGGCCAGCAGGCTGTCGGTGCCGAAGGTGCGCGCCCGCGCGTTCGGATCGGACAGGATGTCGCCGACGATGAAGGCCGCCGCCGGATCGATCGCCTGCGCCGCCGGTGACGCCGTCCGCGTCCAGCGCACCGGCGCGAAGCGCCCGCCATTGGCCAGGGTGCGATACGCATTCGCCAGCCCCAGCAGCGGCACTTCGGCGCTGCCCAGCGCCAGGCTGTAGCCGTAGTAGTCGCCCGAATCGCGCAAGGGAAGGCCCGCGGCCTGCAGGGTGCGCGCCATCGCTTCGGGCGTCACCATGACGAGCGCGCGCACTGCCGGGACATTCAGCGATGCGCCCAGCGCTGTGCGCGCCGACACCCAGCCCTTGAAGTGATGGTCATAGTTCTGCGGGATGTAGAGGCCGGCGGCCGTCGGGATGGCGGCGGCCGAGTCATCGAGCAGCGACGCCGCCGTCAGCCTGCGCTGCGCGAGCGCCTGCGCGTACAGGAAAGGCTTCAGCGTGGAGCCCGCCTGCCTCAGGGCGGTGACCCCGTCCACCTCCTGCGCATCGCTCAGGTCGCCGGACGAGCCCACCCAGGCCAGCACCTCGCCGCTGGCGTTGTCGAGCACGACCACACTGCCGTCCTCCACGCTGCGCTGCCGCAGCTCGCGTAGATGCTGCCGCAAGCTGGCCGATGCGAAGCGCTGCACATCGGCGCGCAAGGTGGTGCTGATCCGCGCCGGCGCGGCGGGCGTGCCGCGCAGCAGCATGCGCGCGAAGTGCGGCGCGATGCCTTCGCTGGGGGCGAAGGCGCGCCGCGCCAGTGCGGCCTCGGTGCGCACCGCGATGCCCGCGCACTCGCGCAGGCCCTGCGCCTCGCGCAGCGCCGCGCAGGCGCGCTGCGCCACCTGGTGCGCGCCCGCATTGGGGGCGCGCACCAGCACCGCCGCGATCGCGCCCTCCTCGGCGTCCAGCCCGTGCGGCGCCTTGCCGAACAGCGTGCGCGAGAGCGCATCCACGCCCACCAGTTCGCCTCGGAACGGCACCAGGTTGAGGTAGGCCTCCAGGATCTGGTCCTTGCGCCAGAGCGTCTCCAGCCGCGTCGCCGCCGCGGCCTGCGTGATCTTTTGTCCCACGCTTCGACCGCCGGGACTGCGGCCGGCTTCGTCGAGCAGGCCGGCCAGCTGCATGGTGATGGTAGAGGCGCCGCGCGTGCGGCGGTTCCAGAGGTTGGCCCAGGCCGCGGCCGGCACGGCGCGCCAGTCGACGCCGCTGTGCTCCCAGAAACGGCGGTCTTCGGAGTAAACCAGCGCCGTGAGCAGCGCGGGCGACACATCCGCCAGCGGCACCCATTCGCCCCGGCGCACGTTCATGTCGGTGCGCACCCGCTGCAGGAGCTGGCCGTTGCGATCGAGCACCAGCGTTTCGGAAGCGCGCCAGTCGCCGCGCACTTCCTCGAACGAGGGCAGGGCCTGCGCCTGCAGCGCGCAGGCAAACAGCAGCGTGGCCAGCCAGCGCTTCACCGGCCCGCCTCCACCTTCACCCGCGCGTTGGGCGCCTCACCGAACATCTCCGGCGCGTACATCGCTTCCACGCGCGTGGGGGGCAACGCGAACTCGCCCGGGTTGTTCAGTCGCATGGTGTACTCCACGCTGAAGCTGCCCTTGGGCACGTACTCGTAGTAGCCGCGGAAGGCCTCGAAACTGCGTTCCTCGAACGCCGCCCAGGCGGAGCCGGCCTTTCTCTCACCGCGCGTGGCGATGGCCGAGTCGCGGCCCAGGCCGCTGCCGAGCAGGGTGGCGCCGCCCGGGATCGGGTCGGACACCACCACCCAGGTCATGTCGGTGGCGGCGTTCACCTCCAGCTTCACGCGGGCGACGTCGCCCCGGCTCCACTTGCCCGCGACCGCCTGCTCCACTGGCGTGATGGTCTTGCGGATCTGGTAGCCGGCGAAGAACGGCGACTTCAGTTCGACCGCCGCCACCGACTGGATGGTGAGCCACGGCTTGCCGGTGCCCTGCTGCGTGACCGCCAGCGACGACTTGCCGGGTTCCTGCGGCCAGGCGAGCATCATGGCGTTGTTGCGCAGCATGCCGGGCGCGGCGGGGGCGCCGAACAAGCGGGTCTGGTGCGGCGCGCCGTCGGCGCTGGCCGTCGTGACGCGGTCCACCCGCGACCAGTCGACGCTGGCGCTGGTGCCGCCCAGCGCCGCGCGCGTGGTGCCCGCCACCGGCACCGATTCGAACTTGCGCGAGAACTTCTCCAGCGCCAGGCCGCCCCACAGGTTGGCGGTGGTGGTGTGCCAGGCGCCGCGTTGCTGCCGCCCGATGAAGCCGTTGGCCAGGCGCCCCATGTCGTCCTTCCAGGCCGGATCGTCGAGCACGCTGAGGATCAGCCGCGCGGTGTTGACGTCGCCGTTGGCCATCAGCCACCACCAGTAGTCCTCGCGTTCGGTGCTGAAGACCAGCTTGGTGCCCTGGTACGACAGGCGTGCCTTCAGGATCGTGGCGGCCTCCGCCAGGCGCTGTTCGCGCTGCGGCACATCCTGCACGCGGCGCAGGATGTTCAGCCAGTCGATCACCGCGCTGGTGGGCCACTCGTTCGGCGCGATGGTGACGCTGCCCAGCAGGCGGCCCTGCGCCTTGCCGTAGCGCGAGAGCGCCTCGATCGCCGCCAGCTTGCGCACGTCCAGGTCCTTGCGCGGCGCCCAGAAGTTGCGCTGGATGCGGCCCTCGACGAAGGCGACCAGGCCGTTCTCCATGGGGGCGCGCAGGTCGTCCGGCAGCGCGAAGCCGGGATCGATGGCAGAAGCCTCGTGCGTGGCGGCCAGCACATAGGCCGTGAGCGCGTCGCTGCCGCGATCGGACTCGCCGTCGCGCGGCGGGAAGTAGCTCGCCAGGCCGTCGCGGTCCAGGTAGGTCGGCAGCTGCGCGGCCACCGACTGCCACATCCTGGCGTCACGCAGGCCGATCGCCTTGCTGGCCTTTTGCTCCAGGCAGACGAAGGGATAGGCGGCGAACCAGTCGCGCACCCCGGTCAAGCCTTCGGCCAGCCGGGGCTGCAGCGCCAGCCGCACCCCGCCGCGGCCCGGCTGCGCGTCGGCCGGCAGCGCCACCTCCAGGTTGTAGGGGCCGTCGAGCTGCACCAGGGTGGCTTGCTGCACGGTGAGCGGCACCGCCGGCACGATGCGCTGCGAGGCCTTGAGCGCATCGCGCGCGCCGCCCAGCGTGTCGCGCGCCTCCAGCTCCCACAGGATGGCCTCGTTGCGCGTGAACGCGAGCGCAGCCGGCGCGATCACGTTCCAGGCGACATCGCGCGCTTCGCCGGCCGGGATGTCCACCGTCTGCGGCGCCAGCGCGAGCAGGGTCGCGCGCGGCGCGACCTCCACCTTCATCGG
Above is a window of Ramlibacter tataouinensis DNA encoding:
- the pepF gene encoding oligoendopeptidase F, whose translation is MKRLMTRAEVDPAQTWNLDDLFASREAWLAECEGIERALPTITGYQGRLGEGAAQLLACLDARDALLARLQRASVYAGLRNAEDGRDPQRQAALAQANSLGARVEAAIKFVDTEILALPGGTIDRYLQAEPGLAVHRTDLRDLEALKPHMLSPETERVLAALGEVLGAPAMIYNRAKASDMRFEPFTDPAGASQPNSFNLYEWTYEGSPEVGVRRAAWKTFCQGLKPYQHTFGATFATEVSKNIVLARARHHASAERFLLHEHKVPFEFYTTVLDTIQAELSPHMRRYARLRKRVLGLDELLYCDLKATLDPGYTPKISFEEAGALILEALAPMGEDYVATVRNAFERRWIDRANNIGKSSGAFCASPYGVHPYILMTWAGSMRDAFVLAHELGHAGHFALAGRHQRYVNTRPAMPFVEAPSIMNEVLLARQILARGGDPRMRRWVLMQVLGTYHHNFVTHLLEAELQRQVYRLAESGTPVTADLLNERKAAILARFWGDTLVIDEGAAMTWMRQPHYYFGLYPYTYSVGLVAATCLAQKAEREGAAVMTGWLDVLRAGGTLQPLELMRKVGIDLASPLPLRDAVGYVGQLVAELEASF
- the pbpC gene encoding penicillin-binding protein 1C → MKRWLATLLFACALQAQALPSFEEVRGDWRASETLVLDRNGQLLQRVRTDMNVRRGEWVPLADVSPALLTALVYSEDRRFWEHSGVDWRAVPAAAWANLWNRRTRGASTITMQLAGLLDEAGRSPGGRSVGQKITQAAAATRLETLWRKDQILEAYLNLVPFRGELVGVDALSRTLFGKAPHGLDAEEGAIAAVLVRAPNAGAHQVAQRACAALREAQGLRECAGIAVRTEAALARRAFAPSEGIAPHFARMLLRGTPAAPARISTTLRADVQRFASASLRQHLRELRQRSVEDGSVVVLDNASGEVLAWVGSSGDLSDAQEVDGVTALRQAGSTLKPFLYAQALAQRRLTAASLLDDSAAAIPTAAGLYIPQNYDHHFKGWVSARTALGASLNVPAVRALVMVTPEAMARTLQAAGLPLRDSGDYYGYSLALGSAEVPLLGLANAYRTLANGGRFAPVRWTRTASPAAQAIDPAAAFIVGDILSDPNARARTFGTDSLLATRMWTAVKTGTSKDMRDNWAVGWSSRYTVGVWVGNASGAPMHDVSGTSGAAPVWAAVMRHLHADLPSRAPAPPPGLVRVRVQFADALEAAREEWFLAGTEQALVAVHDERASRHIRSPAEGTIVALDPDIPAARQRLQFTAGSPAVRWRVDGREFARGAQAAWLPWPGRHLIQLTDERGAVLDEVRIEVRGAGLKVAGGAGQPRAK